A stretch of Vulpes lagopus strain Blue_001 chromosome 20, ASM1834538v1, whole genome shotgun sequence DNA encodes these proteins:
- the FAM243A gene encoding protein FAM243A has translation MPHFTSPLLRNIISRNPFDSIRRKQCLQYLKSLRSLQYDGFKTIYFGETDISESLVTGEEDLSDGYFMHTPTWCIVHASSSQGWVPWKYRMFLRDELCIKREESLFFEFCNVVKKAYGKCAIVVKERRQQDKMKPKEDTELEAQVRVPSVINLMSIVCCPEVAKSCGHELLSLPSPYNYLNPLDSAWSSLKWFIINNRKEFCLQYIDHVYSYQYILLSDLISKGIGRINPSKWKILTNKVRRWENYYLGKFS, from the coding sequence ATGCCTCACTTTACAAGTCCTCTTTTAAGAAACATCATTAGCAGAAATCCATTTGATAGCATCAGGAGGAAGCAATGTCTCCAATATTTGAAAAGCCTGAGATCACTGCAATATGATGGATTTAAGACCATATATTTTGGAGAAACTGATATTTCTGAAAGTCTTGTAACTGGAGAAGAAGATCTTAGTGATGGGTACTTCATGCACACTCCAACTTGGTGTATTGTGCATGCTAGTAGTAGTCAAGGATGGGTGCCTTGGAAGTATCGGATGTTCCTAAGAGATGAGTTATGCATCAAACGGGAAGAGAGCCTCTTCTTTGAGTTTTGCAATGTGGTGAAGAAGGCCTACGGCAAGTGTGCCATTGTGGTCAAAGAGAGAAGGCAGCAGGACAAGATGAAGCCAAAAGAAGACACAGAGCTGGAGGCCCAGGTCCGTGTCCCATCAGTCATTAACTTAATGAGCATTGTGTGTTGCCCTGAGGTAGCCAAGTCCTGTGGCCATGAACTACTCTCTTTGCCTTCCCCTTACAATTACCTAAACCCTCTAGACTCAGCCTGGTCTTCTCTGAAATGGTTTATCATCAATAACAGAAAGGAGTTTTGTTTGCAGTACATTGACCATGTCTATTCTTACCAGTATATACTTCTCAGCGATTTAATTAGCAAGGGGATTGGAAGGATAAACCcaagcaaatggaaaatattaaccAACAAAGTACGTAGATGGGAAAACTACTATCTTGGCAAATTTTCTTAA